From the Amycolatopsis thermoflava N1165 genome, one window contains:
- the sigE gene encoding RNA polymerase sigma factor SigE, protein MEVPSPTMQNSLENEQVEGRPVTVDESAWTPPSWDEVVREHGDRVYRLAYRLTGNTHDAEDLTQETFIRVFRSLASYKPGTFEGWLHRITTNLFLDMARRRSRVRMEGLPEDTDRIVGDDPSPEQVYSDTHLDPDLQAALDELPPEFRAAVVLCDVEGLSYEEIGATLGVKLGTVRSRIHRGRQALRASLERRRAAKEESVGVSA, encoded by the coding sequence ATGGAGGTGCCGTCCCCCACGATGCAGAACAGCCTGGAGAACGAGCAGGTCGAGGGCCGCCCGGTCACCGTCGACGAGTCCGCGTGGACTCCGCCGTCGTGGGACGAGGTCGTCCGCGAGCACGGCGACCGCGTCTACCGGCTGGCGTACCGGTTGACCGGCAACACCCACGACGCCGAGGACCTCACCCAGGAGACGTTCATCCGGGTGTTCCGCTCGCTGGCCTCCTACAAGCCGGGCACCTTCGAGGGCTGGCTGCACCGCATCACCACGAACCTGTTCCTGGACATGGCGCGCCGCCGCTCGCGGGTGCGCATGGAGGGGCTGCCCGAGGACACCGACAGAATCGTCGGTGACGACCCGAGCCCCGAGCAGGTCTACAGCGACACGCACCTGGACCCGGACCTGCAGGCCGCGCTCGACGAGCTGCCGCCGGAGTTCCGCGCCGCCGTGGTGCTGTGCGACGTCGAAGGACTTTCCTACGAGGAGATCGGTGCGACGCTCGGCGTGAAGCTGGGCACCGTGCGCAGCCGGATCCACCGCGGCCGGCAGGCGTTGCGTGCCTCGCTCGAACGGCGCCGGGCGGCCAAGGAGGAATCCGTGGGGGTTTCCGCATGA
- a CDS encoding LysR family transcriptional regulator — MTYESPAEASDQRLAAELAPSLALLAALRETRNITRAAERLGIPQPTVSRRLAGLSEVVGAPLTRPDGRGVRLTRAGEILAATAARALAAVETGVRQTREEISPDSGHVVLGFLHLLGRWLVPSLLRDFRADHPGVRFSLVQGSRQHVLDRLADGELDLALVAPLPDTSALDSYALSEQDLLLSVPEAHPLARRRRIRVEELADEPFVTLEHGYGLRQIIDDLCAAAGFEPKIAFESQESDTARGLVAAGLGVALLPRFGPAPPAGVVEVPLSPRVSRTIGLTWRAGEEPTPAVSAFRDYVRTNGTRYT, encoded by the coding sequence GTGACGTATGAAAGCCCGGCGGAAGCTTCTGACCAGCGGCTGGCCGCGGAGCTGGCGCCCAGCCTGGCCCTGCTGGCGGCCCTGCGTGAAACACGCAACATCACCCGCGCGGCGGAGCGGCTCGGCATCCCGCAGCCGACGGTGAGCCGCCGCCTGGCCGGGTTGTCCGAGGTCGTCGGCGCGCCGCTGACCCGGCCGGACGGACGCGGCGTCCGGCTCACGCGGGCGGGCGAGATCCTCGCGGCGACGGCCGCCCGCGCACTCGCCGCCGTCGAGACGGGCGTGCGGCAGACGCGGGAGGAGATCTCGCCGGACAGCGGCCACGTCGTGCTCGGGTTCCTGCACCTGCTGGGCCGGTGGCTGGTCCCCTCGCTGCTGCGCGACTTCCGCGCCGACCACCCCGGGGTGCGGTTTTCGCTGGTCCAGGGCTCGCGGCAGCACGTGCTGGACCGACTGGCGGACGGCGAGCTGGACCTGGCGCTGGTGGCTCCGCTGCCGGACACCTCGGCGCTGGACAGCTACGCGTTGTCGGAGCAGGACCTGCTGCTGTCGGTGCCCGAGGCGCACCCGCTGGCCCGGCGGCGCCGCATCCGGGTCGAGGAGCTGGCCGACGAGCCGTTCGTGACGCTCGAACACGGCTACGGCCTGCGGCAGATCATCGACGACCTGTGCGCGGCGGCCGGGTTCGAGCCGAAGATCGCGTTCGAGAGCCAGGAGTCGGACACCGCGCGGGGCCTGGTCGCCGCGGGGCTGGGGGTGGCGCTGCTGCCGCGGTTCGGGCCCGCGCCGCCGGCCGGGGTGGTGGAGGTGCCGCTGTCGCCGCGGGTCAGCCGCACGATCGGGCTGACGTGGCGAGCAGGCGAGGAGCCGACCCCGGCGGTGTCCGCCTTCCGCGACTACGTGCGCACCAACGGCACGCGCTACACCTGA
- a CDS encoding anti-sigma factor family protein → MSELRGWGLPESHLLPDAVVAFVDGEMSLGAHERAASHVARCPICAAEVTSQRQVRAAVRRAEAPSMPASLLASLRNIPQDTDLPTSPDNLAVTEDGQLVAIQRPDRVAGLRSSPFGSSAPLGSSAPLGSGSAVLGGQRHPSVRRRVAQGAGVAVSGLVLSALALVVTSATGGDPTQANPEPGQAPAPGVLRAQLGGEPSAPATTTTTTTPAPAAGR, encoded by the coding sequence ATGAGCGAACTGCGAGGCTGGGGCCTGCCCGAGTCTCACCTGCTTCCCGACGCCGTCGTCGCCTTCGTGGACGGCGAGATGAGCCTGGGCGCCCACGAGCGTGCCGCGTCGCACGTCGCCCGGTGCCCGATCTGCGCGGCCGAGGTGACGTCGCAGCGCCAGGTGCGCGCGGCGGTCCGGCGCGCGGAAGCCCCGTCGATGCCCGCCAGCCTGCTGGCGAGCCTGCGCAACATCCCGCAGGACACCGACCTGCCGACCAGTCCCGACAACCTCGCCGTCACCGAGGACGGCCAGCTGGTCGCCATCCAGCGGCCCGACCGCGTCGCCGGTCTCCGGTCGTCCCCTTTTGGTTCGTCGGCGCCGCTCGGGTCGAGCGCGCCCCTCGGTAGTGGTTCCGCCGTACTGGGCGGGCAGCGTCATCCCTCGGTGCGGCGCCGTGTCGCGCAGGGCGCCGGGGTGGCCGTGTCCGGTCTGGTCCTGAGCGCGCTCGCGCTCGTCGTGACCTCGGCGACCGGCGGCGACCCGACGCAGGCCAACCCGGAGCCGGGCCAGGCGCCCGCGCCCGGCGTGCTGCGTGCCCAGCTCGGTGGCGAGCCGAGCGCGCCCGCCACCACCACGACCACCACGACTCCCGCTCCCGCAGCCGGTCGCTGA
- a CDS encoding VOC family protein produces MITHLHSATILVGDQEEALRFYVGTLGWEKREDLRFGAVHRFLSVAPPGAVTSIVLGQPEVHAREMVPGGTGITMMTPDVAAAHAEMSARGVRFAGQPQIMPWGTKATWFTDPFGNEYFLLEG; encoded by the coding sequence GTGATCACGCACCTGCACTCGGCCACGATCCTGGTCGGCGACCAGGAGGAGGCGCTGCGCTTCTACGTGGGCACGCTGGGGTGGGAGAAGCGGGAGGACCTGCGGTTCGGGGCGGTGCACCGGTTCCTGAGCGTGGCGCCGCCGGGCGCGGTGACGTCGATCGTGCTGGGGCAGCCGGAGGTCCACGCGCGGGAGATGGTGCCGGGCGGCACCGGGATCACGATGATGACGCCGGACGTGGCCGCCGCGCACGCCGAGATGTCCGCCCGCGGGGTGCGCTTCGCGGGGCAACCGCAGATCATGCCGTGGGGCACGAAGGCGACGTGGTTCACCGACCCGTTCGGCAACGAGTACTTCCTGCTGGAGGGCTGA
- a CDS encoding O-methyltransferase, giving the protein MTSETLAASGGDHAEGYLPDHPADAALLTARARSAELGCAALGPATGAALCFLATSLRARAVVEIGTGIGVSGLYLLRGMAPDGVLTSIDIEPEHHQAARRTFREAGYPPGRTRLIMGRALDVLPRLTSGGYDLVFVDAARAEYPRYYEHGVQLLRPGGVIAFHGVTDAARGERREPGVLAARELARAIREDERLVPALLPVGGGLLVAAVQ; this is encoded by the coding sequence GTGACCTCCGAGACGCTCGCGGCGAGTGGCGGCGACCACGCCGAGGGCTACCTGCCCGACCACCCGGCGGACGCCGCGCTGCTCACCGCACGGGCGCGCTCGGCGGAGCTGGGCTGCGCGGCACTCGGACCCGCGACCGGCGCGGCGCTGTGCTTCCTGGCGACGAGCCTGCGGGCCCGCGCGGTGGTCGAGATCGGCACCGGCATCGGGGTCAGCGGGCTCTACCTGCTGCGCGGGATGGCCCCGGACGGGGTCCTCACCTCGATCGACATCGAGCCGGAGCACCACCAGGCCGCGCGCCGCACCTTCCGCGAGGCCGGGTACCCGCCCGGCCGCACCCGGCTGATCATGGGCCGGGCGCTGGACGTGCTGCCGCGCCTCACCAGCGGCGGCTACGACCTGGTCTTCGTGGACGCGGCGCGCGCCGAGTACCCGCGCTACTACGAGCACGGCGTCCAGCTGCTGCGGCCCGGCGGGGTGATCGCGTTCCACGGCGTGACCGACGCGGCGCGCGGCGAGCGGCGGGAGCCCGGGGTGCTCGCGGCGCGCGAACTGGCGCGGGCGATCCGCGAGGACGAGCGGCTGGTGCCTGCGCTGCTGCCGGTCGGCGGAGGGTTGCTGGTCGCCGCGGTGCAGTGA
- a CDS encoding helix-turn-helix transcriptional regulator: protein MREAVLSAARFITTHAEEPLGLGDVADHVGYSPFHLARTFTRELGMPPCQYLTARRFERTKQLLLQTDERIIDICNAVGFSAVGTFTSRFTAAVGTTPVEFRRLPDVLTDSPPRPTSSPGAGAGTVMGTVRLSPAAKVALGPDPAVYVGLFPKRAARGFPVSGTLLAEPGDFLLTGVPAGTYWVMSSALPSRGGAAAQLIPGRTVAGACPRAVRVSAEAPVHHRDVYLDLGQDWSPPVLIALPALASADAQERRRHR, encoded by the coding sequence ATGCGCGAGGCAGTCCTGAGCGCCGCGCGGTTCATCACCACGCACGCGGAGGAGCCGTTGGGGCTGGGGGACGTCGCCGACCACGTCGGCTACAGCCCGTTCCACCTGGCCCGCACGTTCACGCGGGAGCTGGGCATGCCGCCGTGCCAGTATTTGACCGCGCGCCGGTTCGAGCGGACCAAACAGCTGCTCCTGCAGACCGACGAGCGGATCATCGACATCTGCAACGCGGTGGGCTTCTCCGCGGTCGGCACGTTCACCTCCCGGTTCACCGCCGCGGTCGGCACCACGCCCGTCGAGTTCCGGCGACTGCCGGACGTGCTCACCGACTCGCCGCCGCGGCCGACGTCGTCCCCGGGCGCGGGCGCCGGCACGGTGATGGGCACGGTCCGGCTGAGCCCGGCCGCGAAGGTGGCGCTGGGGCCGGACCCGGCCGTGTACGTCGGGCTGTTCCCCAAGCGCGCCGCGCGCGGGTTCCCGGTCAGCGGCACCCTGCTGGCCGAACCGGGTGATTTCCTGCTCACCGGTGTCCCCGCGGGCACGTACTGGGTGATGTCGTCGGCGCTGCCCAGCCGCGGCGGCGCGGCGGCGCAGCTCATCCCGGGCCGCACCGTGGCCGGGGCGTGCCCGCGCGCGGTGCGGGTGTCGGCGGAGGCGCCGGTGCACCACCGGGACGTGTACCTGGACCTGGGGCAGGACTGGTCGCCGCCGGTGCTGATCGCCCTGCCGGCGCTCGCCTCGGCCGATGCGCAAGAACGGAGAAGACACCGGTGA
- a CDS encoding Mrp/NBP35 family ATP-binding protein — protein MTSTQQIPSVEDVRAALKDVHDPEIRKPITELGMVKDVAVGEDGVVSVAVYLTVAGCPLKDTITKDTKAAVGKLPGVREVRVELDVMSDEQRTELRKQLRGDAAEPVIPFAQPGSMTRVYCVASGKGGVGKSSVTVNLAVAMAQRGLSVGVVDADIYGHSVPRMLGAREKPTKVEQMIMPPQAHGVKVISIGMFTPGNTPVVWRGPMLHRALQQFLADVFWGDLDILLLDLPPGTGDIAISVAQLIPNAEILVVTTPQQAAAEVAERAGAIAMQTRQRVAGVIENMSWLETPSGERMEIFGSGGGKTVADSLSKSVGSEVPLLGQVPLDPRLREQGDAGTPLVLAEPDAPASEVLRDVAKKLSVRARGLAGKMLNLSPSGR, from the coding sequence GTGACCAGTACGCAGCAGATCCCCAGTGTCGAGGACGTCCGCGCGGCGCTGAAGGACGTTCACGACCCCGAGATCCGCAAGCCCATCACCGAGCTCGGCATGGTCAAGGACGTCGCGGTCGGTGAGGACGGTGTCGTCTCGGTCGCGGTGTACCTGACGGTGGCCGGCTGTCCGCTCAAGGACACCATCACCAAGGACACCAAGGCCGCGGTCGGCAAGCTCCCCGGCGTGCGCGAAGTCCGGGTCGAGCTCGACGTGATGAGCGACGAGCAACGCACCGAGCTGCGGAAACAGCTGCGCGGCGACGCCGCGGAGCCGGTCATCCCGTTCGCCCAGCCGGGCTCGATGACGCGGGTGTACTGCGTCGCGTCCGGCAAGGGCGGGGTCGGCAAGTCGAGCGTCACGGTCAACCTCGCGGTGGCGATGGCCCAGCGCGGGCTGTCGGTCGGCGTGGTCGACGCGGACATCTACGGCCACTCGGTGCCGCGCATGCTGGGTGCGCGCGAGAAGCCGACGAAGGTCGAGCAGATGATCATGCCGCCGCAGGCGCACGGCGTGAAGGTCATTTCCATCGGCATGTTCACCCCGGGCAACACGCCGGTGGTGTGGCGCGGCCCGATGCTGCACCGCGCGCTGCAGCAGTTCCTGGCCGACGTGTTCTGGGGCGACCTGGACATCCTGCTGCTGGACCTGCCGCCGGGCACCGGTGACATCGCGATCTCGGTCGCCCAGCTGATCCCGAACGCGGAGATCCTGGTGGTGACCACGCCGCAGCAGGCCGCCGCGGAGGTCGCCGAACGGGCCGGCGCGATCGCGATGCAGACGCGGCAGCGGGTCGCCGGGGTCATCGAGAACATGTCGTGGCTGGAGACGCCCTCCGGCGAGCGGATGGAGATCTTCGGCTCCGGCGGCGGCAAGACCGTGGCCGATTCGCTGTCGAAGTCGGTGGGCTCCGAGGTGCCGCTGCTGGGCCAGGTGCCGCTCGACCCGCGCCTGCGGGAGCAGGGTGACGCCGGAACGCCGCTGGTCCTCGCCGAACCCGACGCGCCCGCGTCGGAGGTGCTGCGGGACGTGGCGAAGAAGCTGTCGGTGCGGGCCCGGGGGCTGGCCGGGAAGATGCTGAACCTAAGCCCCAGCGGCCGCTAG
- a CDS encoding DUF1003 domain-containing protein, translating to MPELTARRRLDQPRSGRGPLVSIDPDSFGRLSERLARFLGTGKYLFWQTLIVIVWIIVNLSAAALRWDPYPFILLNLAFSTQAAYAAPLILLAQNRQDDRDRVSLEEDRHRAAQTKADTEYLARELAALRLAVGEVATRDYLRGELDKLREDLNTKPRRGKSNRAQAEAITGP from the coding sequence GTGCCTGAGTTGACCGCGCGGCGCCGCCTCGACCAGCCCCGATCCGGACGGGGTCCACTGGTCAGCATCGACCCGGACAGCTTCGGACGCCTGTCCGAGCGGCTGGCCCGGTTCCTCGGCACCGGGAAGTACCTGTTCTGGCAGACCCTCATCGTCATCGTGTGGATCATCGTCAACCTGAGCGCGGCCGCGCTGCGCTGGGACCCGTACCCGTTCATCCTGCTCAACCTGGCCTTCTCCACGCAGGCGGCGTACGCGGCGCCGCTGATCCTGCTCGCGCAGAACCGGCAGGACGACCGGGACCGGGTGTCGCTGGAGGAGGACCGGCACCGGGCGGCGCAGACCAAGGCCGACACCGAGTACCTGGCGCGCGAGCTGGCCGCGCTGCGCCTGGCGGTCGGTGAGGTCGCCACCCGCGACTACCTGCGCGGGGAGCTGGACAAGCTGCGTGAGGACCTCAATACGAAGCCGCGACGTGGCAAAAGCAATAGGGCCCAGGCAGAGGCCATTACCGGTCCGTAG
- a CDS encoding magnesium transporter MgtE N-terminal domain-containing protein, with translation MVNRVFAAQLAGLPVFGPDGESIGKVRDLVAGLRLDQQPPRVLGLVVELATRRRVFVPMLRVTAIEPNAVTLATGSVNMRRFHRRPNEVLVLGQLIDAQARLASTDARVTVADAAMEPVRTRDWVLAKLAVRERSGRLGIGRRRSSLQVLPWSEVRGLGLTDLTGQPQGAGQLLMLFDTMRAVDIAATMRDLPTKRRHEVVDSMDDERLADVLEELPEEDQKELLAHLAEERAADILEAMNPDDAADLLAELAPAEQSRLLDLMHPDESEPLKRLLTYSSDTAGGLMTPEPVILAPDATIAEALAHIRNPDLPAALASLVFVCRPPTETPTGRYVGCVHFQRLLREPPAELVASAVDTDLPALGPDADLPEITRYFAAYNLACGPVVDDQDHLLGAVTVDDLLDHLLPDRWRETGLHDITEGQEIDSA, from the coding sequence ATGGTGAACAGGGTCTTCGCCGCCCAGCTGGCCGGCCTTCCGGTCTTCGGACCGGACGGCGAGTCCATCGGCAAGGTGCGCGACCTGGTCGCCGGCCTGCGGCTCGACCAGCAGCCGCCGCGGGTGCTGGGGCTCGTGGTCGAGCTGGCCACCCGGCGCCGGGTGTTCGTGCCGATGCTCCGGGTCACCGCGATCGAGCCGAACGCCGTCACGCTCGCGACCGGCTCGGTCAACATGCGCCGCTTCCACCGCAGGCCCAACGAGGTCCTCGTGCTCGGGCAGCTGATCGACGCGCAGGCCCGGCTGGCCTCCACCGACGCCCGCGTCACGGTCGCCGACGCGGCGATGGAACCGGTCCGCACCCGCGACTGGGTGCTGGCCAAGCTCGCCGTCCGCGAGCGCTCCGGACGGCTCGGTATCGGAAGGCGGCGGTCGTCGCTGCAGGTCCTGCCCTGGTCGGAGGTGCGCGGGCTGGGCCTGACCGACCTCACCGGGCAGCCGCAGGGCGCCGGGCAGCTGCTGATGCTGTTCGACACCATGCGGGCCGTCGACATCGCCGCGACCATGCGCGACCTGCCGACCAAGCGGCGGCACGAGGTGGTCGACTCGATGGACGACGAGCGGCTCGCCGACGTGCTGGAGGAGCTGCCCGAGGAGGACCAGAAGGAACTGCTCGCGCACCTGGCTGAGGAGCGAGCGGCCGACATCCTGGAGGCGATGAACCCGGACGACGCGGCCGACCTGCTCGCCGAGCTGGCCCCGGCCGAGCAGAGCCGTCTGCTCGACCTGATGCACCCGGACGAGTCCGAGCCGCTGAAGCGCCTGCTCACCTACTCGTCCGACACCGCGGGCGGCCTGATGACGCCGGAGCCGGTCATCCTCGCCCCGGACGCCACGATCGCCGAGGCGCTGGCGCACATCCGCAACCCCGACCTGCCGGCCGCGCTGGCCAGCCTCGTGTTCGTGTGCCGTCCGCCGACCGAGACCCCGACCGGCCGCTACGTGGGGTGCGTGCACTTCCAGCGCCTGCTCCGGGAACCACCCGCGGAACTGGTCGCCAGCGCCGTGGACACCGACCTGCCCGCTCTCGGCCCGGACGCCGACCTACCGGAGATCACGCGCTACTTCGCGGCCTACAACCTGGCGTGCGGTCCGGTCGTGGACGACCAGGACCACCTGCTGGGCGCCGTCACGGTCGACGACCTGCTCGACCACCTGCTGCCCGACCGCTGGCGCGAGACCGGGCTGCACGACATCACCGAGGGACAGGAGATCGACAGTGCCTGA
- a CDS encoding MFS transporter yields MKLAVAAAGISSFALLYAPQPVLPQLAAQYQLDPGSASLAVSVATGALAIAVLPIAALSEIVGRRPIIVASVTLSVVLGLLMPFAPSYPVLLALRALQGIAIAGFPGVASAYLVEQLGKTGVAAAVGAMIAGNTVGGMVGRLSTGFSAEALGWHGALAVVAGVALVCSAITVLSLPAGVRPSGSGLRLRDVLTGVGTALRRPVLLVQYGVALLAMGAFVAMYNAAGFRLTGELGLSPAVASLVFLAYAVGSVSSSNAGRMVARFGRPRAVLGGLAVMAAGILLTLPDSLPLVVLGFVVLTGGFFAAHAVANGWAAAEAPEGARGQASGMYTLAYYLGSSVGGTVGSVVFGRFGWSWLVGAAVVWLALAGAAVAGLRARTAQVAAA; encoded by the coding sequence GTGAAGCTCGCGGTCGCCGCCGCCGGGATTTCGTCGTTCGCCCTGCTCTACGCGCCGCAGCCGGTCCTGCCGCAGCTCGCCGCGCAGTACCAGCTCGACCCCGGTTCGGCGTCGCTGGCGGTGTCGGTGGCGACCGGGGCGCTGGCGATCGCGGTGCTGCCGATCGCGGCGCTGTCGGAGATCGTCGGGCGGCGGCCGATCATCGTCGCGTCGGTGACGTTGTCGGTCGTGCTCGGCCTGCTGATGCCGTTCGCGCCCTCGTACCCGGTGCTGCTCGCGTTGCGGGCGCTGCAGGGGATCGCGATCGCCGGGTTCCCCGGGGTGGCGTCGGCGTACCTGGTGGAGCAGCTCGGCAAGACCGGGGTGGCCGCGGCGGTCGGGGCGATGATCGCGGGCAACACGGTCGGCGGGATGGTCGGCAGGCTGTCCACCGGGTTCAGCGCGGAGGCGCTCGGCTGGCACGGCGCGCTCGCGGTGGTGGCCGGGGTGGCGCTGGTTTGCAGCGCGATCACGGTGTTGTCGTTGCCGGCGGGCGTGCGGCCGAGCGGTTCGGGGTTGCGGTTGCGGGACGTGCTGACCGGAGTCGGGACCGCGTTGCGGCGGCCGGTGCTGCTGGTCCAGTACGGGGTGGCGTTGCTCGCGATGGGCGCATTCGTGGCGATGTACAACGCGGCGGGGTTCCGGCTGACCGGGGAGCTCGGGTTGTCGCCGGCGGTCGCTTCGCTGGTGTTCCTGGCGTACGCGGTGGGCTCGGTGTCGTCGTCGAACGCGGGCAGGATGGTCGCCCGGTTCGGCCGTCCGCGCGCGGTGCTCGGCGGGCTGGCCGTGATGGCGGCCGGGATCCTGCTCACCCTGCCCGATTCGCTGCCGCTGGTGGTGCTCGGTTTCGTGGTGCTCACCGGTGGTTTCTTCGCCGCGCACGCGGTGGCCAACGGCTGGGCCGCGGCGGAGGCCCCGGAGGGGGCGCGGGGCCAGGCGTCCGGGATGTACACGCTGGCCTACTACCTGGGCAGCAGCGTCGGCGGCACGGTCGGGAGCGTGGTCTTCGGGCGGTTCGGCTGGAGCTGGCTGGTCGGGGCCGCCGTGGTGTGGCTGGCACTGGCAGGCGCCGCGGTGGCCGGCCTGCGGGCGCGCACCGCACAGGTGGCTGCGGCCTAG
- a CDS encoding S1C family serine protease produces MSQPNPPQDSAGAEPRLAPRPLDRPPVDPTEAGAFGRPHGVDGAFDKLYTPGTRNGDKIVAAPPAPESLAEAFGRPPGAEDVQLQRPAGDNGRQPGGDPEPPLWSRMTDPWRDPGSAAVLSRPALDPDDEDDEDADRPRSAQLSLPELLFGRRVKPVALGLLGVVCLLIGAVGGLIGWWLGGAGDSLTGSATISEAEAGKERAPGSIADIAQRVAPAVISIEVKSGQSGSVGSGVMIDPQGYAITNNHVISLATSDPQAKITAVFTDGTRTEARVVGTDPKTDLAVIKVAVSNPTVLQIGDPAGLEPGDSVIAVGSPLGLENTVTSGIVSALHRPVTAAGENGEPPVTYDAIQTDAPINRGNSGGALVDSTGALVGINSSIRTDGGADGSGGSIGIGFAIPADDAIKIARTLISSGQVKHADIGVNAASVAAETSEGAQVLNVADGGPAARAGIAEGDVITKLGDRLVRNAAELTVAVRQHEIGETVPVQLVRQGRTLMVDVTLGSD; encoded by the coding sequence ATGAGTCAGCCGAACCCACCACAGGACAGCGCAGGCGCGGAACCGCGGCTGGCGCCCCGCCCGCTGGACCGGCCGCCGGTGGATCCCACGGAAGCCGGCGCGTTCGGCCGCCCGCACGGCGTGGACGGCGCCTTCGACAAGCTCTACACCCCCGGCACGCGCAACGGCGACAAGATCGTCGCCGCGCCGCCCGCGCCGGAGTCGCTGGCCGAGGCGTTCGGCCGTCCGCCCGGCGCGGAGGACGTGCAGCTCCAGCGTCCCGCCGGCGACAACGGCAGGCAGCCGGGCGGTGATCCGGAGCCGCCGCTGTGGTCCCGAATGACCGACCCCTGGCGTGACCCGGGTTCGGCCGCGGTGCTGTCCCGCCCGGCGCTCGATCCCGACGACGAAGACGACGAGGACGCGGACCGTCCGCGCAGCGCTCAGCTGTCGTTGCCCGAGCTGCTGTTCGGCCGCCGCGTGAAGCCGGTCGCGCTGGGGCTGCTCGGGGTGGTGTGCCTGCTCATCGGCGCCGTCGGCGGCCTGATCGGCTGGTGGCTCGGCGGCGCGGGCGACTCGCTGACCGGGTCGGCGACCATCTCCGAGGCCGAGGCTGGCAAGGAACGCGCGCCCGGTTCGATCGCCGACATCGCGCAGCGCGTGGCGCCCGCGGTCATCTCGATCGAGGTCAAGTCCGGTCAGTCCGGCAGCGTGGGCTCCGGGGTGATGATCGACCCGCAGGGCTACGCGATCACCAACAACCACGTCATCTCGCTGGCCACCAGCGATCCGCAGGCGAAGATCACCGCGGTGTTCACGGACGGCACCCGCACCGAGGCGCGGGTCGTCGGGACGGATCCGAAGACCGACCTGGCCGTGATCAAGGTGGCGGTGTCGAACCCGACGGTGCTGCAGATCGGCGACCCGGCCGGCCTCGAACCGGGCGATTCGGTGATCGCCGTGGGCTCGCCACTGGGCCTGGAGAACACGGTGACCTCCGGCATCGTGAGCGCGCTGCACCGGCCGGTCACCGCGGCCGGGGAGAACGGCGAGCCGCCGGTCACGTACGACGCGATCCAGACCGACGCGCCCATCAACCGCGGCAACTCGGGTGGCGCGCTGGTCGACTCGACGGGCGCCCTGGTCGGCATCAACTCGTCGATCCGCACGGACGGCGGCGCGGACGGTTCGGGCGGCAGCATCGGCATCGGGTTCGCCATCCCGGCCGACGACGCGATCAAGATCGCCCGCACGCTCATCAGCAGCGGCCAGGTCAAGCACGCCGACATCGGGGTGAACGCGGCGTCGGTCGCGGCGGAGACCTCGGAGGGCGCGCAGGTGCTGAACGTCGCCGACGGCGGTCCGGCAGCGCGGGCGGGCATCGCGGAGGGCGACGTCATCACGAAGCTCGGCGACCGCCTGGTCCGCAATGCGGCGGAGCTGACGGTGGCGGTGCGGCAGCACGAGATCGGCGAGACGGTGCCGGTCCAGCTGGTCCGGCAGGGGCGGACGTTGATGGTCGACGTGACGCTGGGCTCGGACTGA
- the tatB gene encoding Sec-independent protein translocase protein TatB produces MFESVGWGEILVLIVAGLFILGPERLPEAAAWLGRSVRKVRDFATGARQQLKEEMGSDFEQFQKPLEDLRQLRNFDPRRAVTQHLFDGDPDPLGINGLSGGSVKPNGYPATTTTPAAKPDPEPLKPGEKPPTDPDAT; encoded by the coding sequence ATGTTCGAAAGCGTTGGCTGGGGCGAGATCCTCGTCCTGATCGTCGCGGGCCTGTTCATCCTCGGCCCGGAGCGCCTTCCCGAGGCGGCGGCCTGGCTGGGCCGGAGCGTGCGGAAGGTGCGCGACTTCGCGACCGGCGCCAGGCAGCAGCTCAAGGAGGAGATGGGCTCGGACTTCGAGCAGTTCCAGAAGCCGCTGGAGGACCTGCGGCAGCTGCGGAACTTCGACCCGCGTCGGGCGGTCACCCAGCACCTCTTCGACGGCGACCCGGACCCGCTCGGGATCAACGGCCTGTCCGGTGGCAGCGTGAAGCCGAACGGCTACCCCGCCACGACGACCACCCCGGCCGCGAAACCGGACCCGGAACCACTCAAACCAGGCGAAAAGCCCCCCACAGACCCAGACGCCACCTGA